Proteins encoded by one window of Panicum virgatum strain AP13 chromosome 7N, P.virgatum_v5, whole genome shotgun sequence:
- the LOC120682369 gene encoding threonylcarbamoyladenosine tRNA methylthiotransferase-like isoform X2 produces MTTLISKCKNANKPLVVAGCVPQGSQGLKELEGISIIGVQQIDRVVEVVEETLKGHEVRLLSRKTLPSLDLPKVRKNKFIEILPINVGCLGACTYCKTKHARGHLGSYTIDSLVDRVKTVVSEGVREIWLSSEDTGAYGRDIGTNLPNLLNAIVAELPVDRSTMLRIGMTNPPFILEHLKEIAAVLRHPSVYSFLHVPVQSGSDAVLTAMNREYTVGEFRKVVDTLCELVPGMQIATDIICGFPGETDEDFAETVNLVKEYQFPQVHISQFYPRPGTPAARMKKVPSNDVKKRSRELTSVFESFSPYQGMEGKVERIWITEIATDGVHLVGHTKGYIQVLVIATDSMLGTSASVKITSVGRWSVFGEVIDGSVVVGEAPKQTSSEPQKQHIQNQVEEAGCCATDSCGACACSDVAQHCRPERCEDIPDAPQTSGGVNHQEAVQQSTLVRRNVEGSTKASKSNAARSVGKEQQVNVVTRRGVNVDTILWCGLAVSFAATVALLVLLTGKI; encoded by the exons ATGACAACCCTCATATCGAAATGCAAGAATGCAAACAAACCACTAGTAGTTGCTGGATGTGTACCACAAGGGAGCCAGGGTCTCAAGGAGCTTGAAGGTATTAGTATAATTGGAGTTCAACAGATAGACCGGGTTGTTGAAGTGGTTGAGGAAACCTTAAAAGGCCATGAGGTTCGGCTACTGAGTCGGAAAACACTGCCCTCACTTGATTTACCGAAG GTAAGAAAGAACAAGTTTATTGAGATTCTTCCTATTAACGTGGGGTGTTTAGGCGCCTGCACTTACTGTAAGACAAAGCATGCTCGTGGCCATTTGGGAAGCTATACTATTGACAGCTTG GTGGATCGTGTGAAAACTGTTGTCTCTGAAGGTGTCCGAGAGATATGGTTGAGCAGTGAAGATACTGGTGCTTATG GCAGGGACATCGGTACAAATCTTCCAAATCTGTTAAATGCAATTGTCGCAGAGCTTCCTGTCGACCGAAGCACAATGCTCCGCATAGGCATGACAAACCCTCCTTTCATACTAGAGCATCTGAAGGAGATAGCTGCCGTTTTGCGTCATCCTTCTGTTTATTCTTTCCTCCATGTTCCTGTGCAGTCTGGAAGTGATGCTGTTTTAACG GCAATGAATCGTGAATACACTGTTGGTGAGTTCAGAAAGGTCGTTGACACTCTGTGTGAACTTGTCCCTGGAATGCAAATTGCTACTGATATTATCTGTGGCTTTCCTG GTGAGACTGATGAAGATTTCGCTGAAACTGTTAATCTCGTAAAGGAATATCAATTTCCTCAAGTCCACATATCACAGTTTTACCCCAGACCAG GGACACCTGCTGCTAGGATGAAGAAAGTTCCAAGCAATGATGTGAAGAAGCGGAGTCGTGAACTGACTTCTGTTTTTGAATCATTTTCACCCTACCAAGGAATGGAAGGCAAGGTAGAGCGAATCTGGATCACTGAGATAGCTACCGATGGTGTTCACTTG GTTGGACATACCAAGGGATATATCCAGGTGCTGGTCATTGCCACTGATAGCATGCTAGGAACATCAGCGAGTGTGAAGATCACATCAGTTGGGCGATGGTCTGTGTTCGGTGAGGTGATAGATGGATCTGTGGTTGTAGGGGAAGCACCTAAGCAAACCAGCAGTGAACCGCAGAAACAACACATACAGAATCAGGTGGAGGAAGCTGGTTGCTGTGCCACCGACTCTTGTGGCGCCTGTGCGTGCTCCGACGTAGCACAACACTGCAGACCTGAACGATGCGAGGATATACCTGATGCACCCCAGACCAGTGGTGGCGTTAATCATCAGGAGGCAGTCCAGCAGTCTACGCTTGTGAGGAGAAACGTGGAGGGATCGACGAAAGCAAGCAAAAGCAATGCAGCACGGTCGGTAGGGAAGGAACAGCAGGTGAACGTTGTAACTAGGAGAGGCGTAAACGTTGACACGATTTTGTGGTGTGGTTTGGCCGTGAGCTTCGCTGCAACTGTAGCGCTTCTTGTACTCCTTACCGGCAAGATTTGA
- the LOC120682369 gene encoding threonylcarbamoyladenosine tRNA methylthiotransferase-like isoform X1: MEDIEDVLGPAGLSGGGASPGLRHPVAAVAVKPKRRSSRVAQTPTQPEPRIPGTQTIYVKTFGCSHNQSDSEYMSGQLSAFGYAITEEPEGADLWLINTCTVKNPSQSAMTTLISKCKNANKPLVVAGCVPQGSQGLKELEGISIIGVQQIDRVVEVVEETLKGHEVRLLSRKTLPSLDLPKVRKNKFIEILPINVGCLGACTYCKTKHARGHLGSYTIDSLVDRVKTVVSEGVREIWLSSEDTGAYGRDIGTNLPNLLNAIVAELPVDRSTMLRIGMTNPPFILEHLKEIAAVLRHPSVYSFLHVPVQSGSDAVLTAMNREYTVGEFRKVVDTLCELVPGMQIATDIICGFPGETDEDFAETVNLVKEYQFPQVHISQFYPRPGTPAARMKKVPSNDVKKRSRELTSVFESFSPYQGMEGKVERIWITEIATDGVHLVGHTKGYIQVLVIATDSMLGTSASVKITSVGRWSVFGEVIDGSVVVGEAPKQTSSEPQKQHIQNQVEEAGCCATDSCGACACSDVAQHCRPERCEDIPDAPQTSGGVNHQEAVQQSTLVRRNVEGSTKASKSNAARSVGKEQQVNVVTRRGVNVDTILWCGLAVSFAATVALLVLLTGKI, encoded by the exons aTGGAGGACATCGAGGACGTGCTGGGCCCGGCCGGGctctccggcggcggagcgTCTCCGGGGCTCCGCCACCCTGTGGCCGCCGTCGCGGTCAAGCCCAAGCGCCGGTCGTCCAGGGTTGCGCAGACGCCGACCCAACCCGAGCCTCGGATCCCCGGCACGCAG ACGATATATGTCAAGACGTTCGGGTGCTCACATAACCAG AGTGACAGTGAGTACATGTCGGGGCAGCTATCGGCATTTGGATATGCTATTACTGAAGAACCCGAAGGAGCAGATTTGTGGCTAATTAACAC ATGCACAGTGAAAAATCCTAGTCAATCTGCAATGACAACCCTCATATCGAAATGCAAGAATGCAAACAAACCACTAGTAGTTGCTGGATGTGTACCACAAGGGAGCCAGGGTCTCAAGGAGCTTGAAGGTATTAGTATAATTGGAGTTCAACAGATAGACCGGGTTGTTGAAGTGGTTGAGGAAACCTTAAAAGGCCATGAGGTTCGGCTACTGAGTCGGAAAACACTGCCCTCACTTGATTTACCGAAG GTAAGAAAGAACAAGTTTATTGAGATTCTTCCTATTAACGTGGGGTGTTTAGGCGCCTGCACTTACTGTAAGACAAAGCATGCTCGTGGCCATTTGGGAAGCTATACTATTGACAGCTTG GTGGATCGTGTGAAAACTGTTGTCTCTGAAGGTGTCCGAGAGATATGGTTGAGCAGTGAAGATACTGGTGCTTATG GCAGGGACATCGGTACAAATCTTCCAAATCTGTTAAATGCAATTGTCGCAGAGCTTCCTGTCGACCGAAGCACAATGCTCCGCATAGGCATGACAAACCCTCCTTTCATACTAGAGCATCTGAAGGAGATAGCTGCCGTTTTGCGTCATCCTTCTGTTTATTCTTTCCTCCATGTTCCTGTGCAGTCTGGAAGTGATGCTGTTTTAACG GCAATGAATCGTGAATACACTGTTGGTGAGTTCAGAAAGGTCGTTGACACTCTGTGTGAACTTGTCCCTGGAATGCAAATTGCTACTGATATTATCTGTGGCTTTCCTG GTGAGACTGATGAAGATTTCGCTGAAACTGTTAATCTCGTAAAGGAATATCAATTTCCTCAAGTCCACATATCACAGTTTTACCCCAGACCAG GGACACCTGCTGCTAGGATGAAGAAAGTTCCAAGCAATGATGTGAAGAAGCGGAGTCGTGAACTGACTTCTGTTTTTGAATCATTTTCACCCTACCAAGGAATGGAAGGCAAGGTAGAGCGAATCTGGATCACTGAGATAGCTACCGATGGTGTTCACTTG GTTGGACATACCAAGGGATATATCCAGGTGCTGGTCATTGCCACTGATAGCATGCTAGGAACATCAGCGAGTGTGAAGATCACATCAGTTGGGCGATGGTCTGTGTTCGGTGAGGTGATAGATGGATCTGTGGTTGTAGGGGAAGCACCTAAGCAAACCAGCAGTGAACCGCAGAAACAACACATACAGAATCAGGTGGAGGAAGCTGGTTGCTGTGCCACCGACTCTTGTGGCGCCTGTGCGTGCTCCGACGTAGCACAACACTGCAGACCTGAACGATGCGAGGATATACCTGATGCACCCCAGACCAGTGGTGGCGTTAATCATCAGGAGGCAGTCCAGCAGTCTACGCTTGTGAGGAGAAACGTGGAGGGATCGACGAAAGCAAGCAAAAGCAATGCAGCACGGTCGGTAGGGAAGGAACAGCAGGTGAACGTTGTAACTAGGAGAGGCGTAAACGTTGACACGATTTTGTGGTGTGGTTTGGCCGTGAGCTTCGCTGCAACTGTAGCGCTTCTTGTACTCCTTACCGGCAAGATTTGA